In the Kribbella sp. NBC_00482 genome, one interval contains:
- a CDS encoding aminoglycoside phosphotransferase family protein → MTEELDFPDQVAAVARRHGVDPGELKEVAGGVANRGFVLGDELFLRVCRPGFEADLLKETHVVPAARSVGVLTPAIVEYDDSGRLIAAPYVVMERVHGTEPTDLPTGLAEQLANLHQLEQRPASEPDLSEPDLSKPDLSGLELPGLAEDGWGDPWGTIDELADRGYVDPGTASWLTGWFTRLAERIDGSGPKVLIHGDVAAHNLLAGPDGDLRALIDWGDAAWAPRAMDFAKLPLTQVAELLPDYLRYSQSPESEEELAAAVLWFHLSWGLAKLPAAPWPGQRHWTAPTTSRLLNILHFFTTAPPQPWSGLT, encoded by the coding sequence TTGACTGAAGAGCTCGACTTCCCGGACCAGGTGGCTGCTGTGGCGCGGCGCCATGGCGTCGACCCCGGTGAGCTGAAGGAGGTCGCCGGCGGGGTCGCCAACCGGGGCTTCGTGCTCGGGGACGAGCTGTTCCTGCGGGTGTGCCGGCCCGGGTTCGAGGCCGATCTGCTGAAGGAGACGCACGTCGTGCCGGCTGCCCGGTCCGTCGGGGTGCTGACACCCGCGATCGTGGAGTACGACGACAGCGGCCGTCTGATCGCTGCGCCGTACGTGGTGATGGAGCGGGTCCACGGCACCGAGCCCACCGACCTCCCCACCGGCCTCGCCGAGCAACTCGCCAACCTCCACCAACTCGAGCAGCGTCCCGCCTCGGAGCCGGACCTCTCGGAGCCGGACCTCTCGAAGCCGGACCTGTCGGGGTTGGAGCTCCCGGGGTTGGCTGAGGACGGTTGGGGGGATCCGTGGGGGACGATCGACGAGCTTGCGGATCGCGGGTATGTCGATCCGGGGACGGCGAGTTGGCTGACCGGGTGGTTCACGCGGCTCGCGGAGCGCATCGACGGGAGTGGGCCGAAGGTGCTGATCCACGGAGATGTTGCCGCTCACAACCTTCTCGCCGGGCCAGATGGCGACCTTCGCGCACTCATCGACTGGGGTGACGCGGCCTGGGCGCCACGGGCCATGGACTTCGCCAAGCTCCCCCTGACCCAGGTCGCCGAGCTGCTTCCGGACTACCTCCGGTACTCCCAGTCACCGGAGTCCGAGGAGGAGCTCGCCGCCGCCGTCCTCTGGTTCCATCTGTCCTGGGGTCTTGCCAAACTCCCCGCCGCCCCTTGGCCCGGCCAACGCCACTGGACCGCTCCCACCACCAGCCGCTTGCTCAACATCCTGCACTTCTTCACCACTGCTCCACCGCAGCCCTGGTCCGGACTCACCTAG
- a CDS encoding response regulator transcription factor — translation MSGAVRILLVEDDLDIANALIPALRRYGLMVTHVRTAADALAADPGDLVLLDLGLPDGDGINVCRQIRTVSDVPVIAVTARGEAADRVRGLRSGADDYVVKPFAISELLARIDAVLRRTGLLQPRPRVTVGDLTVDIEARTVQVADKPISLTRKEFDVLAVLAAHHGRVVPREQVALYAWQSVFEASSRTMDVHVASLRAKLGRPELVQTIRGVGYRLGSD, via the coding sequence ATGAGTGGCGCGGTGCGGATTCTGCTGGTCGAGGACGATCTCGATATCGCCAATGCCTTGATACCCGCTTTGCGGCGGTACGGCCTGATGGTGACGCATGTCCGCACGGCCGCGGACGCCTTGGCGGCCGATCCCGGCGACCTTGTTCTGCTGGACCTCGGGCTGCCGGACGGGGACGGCATCAACGTGTGCCGGCAGATCCGCACGGTGTCCGACGTACCGGTGATCGCGGTGACCGCGCGCGGCGAGGCGGCCGACCGGGTCCGCGGCCTGCGCAGCGGCGCCGACGACTACGTGGTGAAACCGTTCGCGATTTCCGAGCTGCTGGCCCGCATCGATGCTGTACTTCGTCGTACCGGCCTTTTGCAGCCCCGCCCCCGGGTGACCGTCGGCGACCTGACCGTGGACATCGAGGCCCGGACGGTTCAGGTGGCGGACAAGCCCATCAGTCTGACCCGCAAGGAGTTCGACGTGCTCGCAGTGCTGGCCGCTCACCACGGCCGGGTGGTTCCCCGTGAACAGGTCGCGCTGTACGCCTGGCAGTCGGTCTTCGAGGCGTCGTCGCGCACCATGGACGTCCACGTCGCCAGCCTGCGCGCCAAGCTCGGCCGGCCCGAACTGGTGCAGACCATTCGCGGCGTCGGCTACCGCCTCGGTTCGGACTGA
- a CDS encoding TetR/AcrR family transcriptional regulator — translation MLDHQVRLIVDREVRAAPRLTPAGERILAAASTLFYEQGIRTVGVDAIAAAADVTKKTLYDRFGSKDRLIAAYLEQRDRTWHLFLDEQLAARKPATPEAVILVLFAALTDWLAGSRNGCGFINASVELAAPDHPAMPVIVGQKRWMRSEFEAQAQAAGLADAGELADRLLLLHEGALVSYRVAAMTSAPEVAARAAADLLAGWPRV, via the coding sequence ATGCTCGACCACCAGGTGAGACTGATCGTGGACCGCGAGGTTCGTGCGGCGCCCCGGCTGACCCCGGCCGGCGAGCGCATCCTGGCGGCCGCGTCGACGCTGTTCTACGAGCAGGGGATCCGGACCGTCGGCGTCGATGCGATCGCCGCGGCGGCGGACGTGACGAAGAAGACGTTGTACGACCGGTTCGGGTCGAAGGATCGGCTGATCGCGGCGTACCTGGAGCAGCGGGACCGGACCTGGCACCTGTTCCTGGACGAACAGCTGGCCGCGCGGAAGCCGGCCACGCCCGAGGCGGTCATCCTGGTGCTGTTCGCCGCGCTGACCGACTGGCTGGCCGGATCGCGCAACGGGTGCGGATTCATCAACGCGAGCGTGGAGCTGGCCGCGCCGGACCATCCAGCGATGCCGGTGATCGTCGGTCAGAAGCGGTGGATGCGGTCCGAGTTCGAGGCGCAGGCGCAGGCTGCGGGACTCGCGGACGCGGGTGAACTGGCCGATCGGCTGCTGTTGCTCCACGAGGGTGCGCTGGTCAGTTACCGGGTCGCGGCGATGACCTCGGCGCCGGAGGTGGCGGCGCGGGCGGCCGCCGATCTGCTGGCGGGGTGGCCTCGGGTCTAG
- a CDS encoding sensor histidine kinase has product MVVALAIVAVIPLANFIATSNSRTLFLSRSNDADWFAAMAESPLQTGDIANLRELAVRYQELYNTPVFVVDVDSRVIATSVSGVDVKEEDIANALHSTLAGRLPPEPPALWPWASGEMIVSRPVVNNGSVLGAAVLRVPTENARDQVQRGLLLLLGGLLISIGAIIIGIVRPITRWVLRPLQDLDNATHQITRGALDTRVSTDGRAPELRRLGDSFNSMALSLHQARQREREFVADASHQLRTPLTSARIHIEGLSRLSPTARFALSDIDRLGRIVQRLSRLAGSDRPSADAEGNEEPLDLAQAVKERLVGWKAVYSADDLELIIGEMVPGGVAPELEVDDILDVLLDNASKYGAPPVEVSVTRDGTEVVMSVRDHGLGLGSRDLKKVGERFWRSAHHREMPGTGLGLAIVRSEAARVGGRVVARPPIGGGLVIEVRVPLIDDYDA; this is encoded by the coding sequence ATGGTCGTCGCGCTGGCGATCGTCGCTGTGATCCCGCTGGCGAACTTCATCGCCACGAGCAACTCGCGCACGCTCTTCCTGTCCCGCAGCAACGACGCGGACTGGTTCGCCGCGATGGCCGAGTCCCCGTTGCAGACCGGCGACATCGCGAACCTGCGTGAGCTCGCCGTGCGGTACCAGGAGCTCTACAACACCCCTGTTTTCGTCGTCGACGTCGACTCCCGCGTCATCGCCACCTCGGTTTCCGGTGTGGACGTGAAGGAAGAAGACATCGCGAACGCCCTGCACAGCACGCTGGCCGGCCGTCTCCCGCCCGAGCCGCCGGCGCTGTGGCCGTGGGCCTCCGGCGAGATGATCGTGTCCCGCCCGGTCGTCAACAACGGCAGCGTGCTCGGCGCCGCCGTACTGCGGGTGCCGACGGAAAACGCCCGTGACCAGGTGCAGCGCGGCCTGCTGCTGCTCCTCGGCGGCCTGCTGATCAGCATCGGCGCGATCATCATCGGTATCGTCCGGCCGATCACCCGCTGGGTGCTGCGGCCGCTGCAGGACCTCGACAACGCCACCCACCAGATCACCCGTGGCGCGCTCGACACCAGAGTCTCGACCGACGGCCGCGCACCGGAGCTCCGCCGGCTGGGCGACAGCTTCAACTCGATGGCGCTGAGCCTGCACCAGGCCCGGCAGCGTGAGCGCGAGTTCGTCGCCGACGCGTCGCACCAGCTGCGGACGCCGCTGACGTCGGCCCGGATCCACATCGAGGGCCTGTCCCGGCTGTCGCCGACCGCGCGGTTCGCGCTCAGCGACATCGACCGGCTCGGCCGGATCGTCCAGCGGCTGTCCCGGCTGGCCGGCTCCGACCGCCCGTCGGCCGATGCCGAGGGCAACGAAGAGCCGCTGGACCTCGCCCAGGCGGTGAAGGAGCGGCTGGTCGGCTGGAAGGCCGTGTACTCCGCCGACGACCTGGAACTGATCATCGGCGAGATGGTCCCGGGCGGGGTCGCGCCGGAGCTCGAGGTCGACGACATCCTCGACGTACTGCTGGACAACGCGTCGAAGTACGGCGCACCGCCGGTGGAGGTCTCGGTCACCCGGGACGGCACCGAGGTGGTGATGTCGGTGCGCGACCACGGTCTGGGGCTCGGCTCCCGGGACCTGAAGAAGGTCGGCGAGCGGTTCTGGCGCAGCGCGCACCACCGGGAGATGCCGGGTACCGGTCTCGGCCTGGCGATCGTTCGCTCCGAGGCGGCCCGGGTCGGCGGCCGTGTGGTCGCCCGGCCGCCGATCGGCGGCGGCCTCGTCATCGAGGTCCGCGTCCCCCTGATCGACGACTACGACGCCTGA
- a CDS encoding TRAP transporter permease, whose protein sequence is MTVGAGGGGVTVPSEEELAEYEQERPARRLRPALDQVVSVWCAIISVGVLAQVFFPLPQGTQFYLVIFLAAVLPITLLCYRGFRVPAFVNPFKAQTRSHDDPGVSDWILALVALAVCVYPLFDFDGYLERRQAPSALDVAVGAVLLILLLEACRRTTGWVLPAFSLAFIAYSYYGGFLPQTWLLSHKGFDFDAIIAQFTMGTAGFYGTPLTVAASYIVLFTIYGAVLDYSGAGKFFIDLSFAAFKRSRTAPGRTVTLAGFLLGSVSGSGTATAVSLGTVSWPILRRAGYPAEPAGGMLAASGIGAILSPPTLGAAAFIIAEFLQVSYLKVLGFAVIPTLLYYLGILLAIEIDARKHGTTSGPVSEDSAWRLLLRFGYHFLSLFVIIGFMAVDVPPFKAVVYAVIIQFGLSFLDREHRLTGKRLFKALAQGTRSVLPVAATCATAGVIVAVTTQTGLGLNLAEIIVDAARGLTDNHTVVLILTVVLSGFAVLILGLAVPVTASFIIAAVIIAPALINLGVTRPEAYMFIFYYAVLSEVSPPTALAAVATAAITGGKVMPTMWQAWKYTLPAFLVPFAFVLTDNGAHLLGQGSFVGMVWTTVVSMLAVAALAVVTGGWVFVRTTWLERAVCVPAAALLLYLAPVTIIAGICLLLVAVVINLVRRQRQTSAEEGTLAS, encoded by the coding sequence ATGACTGTCGGTGCTGGCGGGGGTGGCGTAACCGTGCCCTCTGAGGAAGAACTGGCCGAGTACGAGCAGGAACGGCCCGCTCGGCGGCTTCGGCCTGCCCTGGATCAGGTCGTTTCGGTCTGGTGCGCAATCATCAGCGTCGGCGTGCTGGCACAGGTGTTCTTCCCACTACCACAGGGCACGCAGTTCTACTTGGTGATCTTTCTCGCAGCGGTTCTGCCGATCACGTTGCTGTGTTACCGCGGTTTTCGCGTCCCTGCGTTCGTCAATCCGTTCAAGGCGCAGACGCGGTCGCACGACGACCCGGGCGTGTCGGACTGGATCCTCGCGCTCGTCGCGCTGGCGGTGTGCGTCTACCCGCTCTTCGACTTCGACGGGTACCTGGAGCGCCGGCAGGCACCTTCGGCGCTGGACGTGGCGGTAGGGGCTGTACTGCTGATCCTGCTGCTCGAAGCGTGCCGCCGTACGACCGGCTGGGTGCTGCCGGCGTTCAGCCTGGCGTTCATCGCCTACTCGTACTACGGCGGGTTCCTGCCCCAGACCTGGTTGCTCTCCCACAAGGGCTTCGACTTCGACGCGATCATCGCGCAGTTCACGATGGGTACGGCGGGCTTCTACGGGACGCCGTTGACGGTCGCCGCGTCGTACATCGTGCTCTTCACCATCTACGGCGCGGTGCTCGACTACTCGGGCGCGGGCAAGTTCTTCATCGACCTGTCGTTCGCCGCCTTCAAACGCAGCCGGACGGCGCCCGGCCGCACGGTCACGCTGGCGGGCTTCCTGCTCGGTAGCGTCTCGGGTTCGGGTACGGCGACCGCGGTGTCGCTCGGCACCGTGTCGTGGCCGATCCTGCGCCGGGCCGGGTACCCGGCCGAACCGGCAGGCGGAATGCTCGCCGCGTCAGGGATCGGCGCGATCCTGTCCCCGCCGACCCTCGGCGCGGCCGCGTTCATCATCGCGGAGTTCCTGCAGGTCTCGTACCTGAAGGTCCTCGGGTTCGCCGTGATCCCGACGCTGCTGTACTACCTGGGCATCCTGCTCGCGATCGAGATCGACGCCCGCAAGCACGGGACGACGTCGGGGCCGGTGTCCGAGGACTCCGCGTGGCGGTTGCTGCTGCGGTTCGGGTACCACTTCCTGTCGTTGTTCGTGATCATCGGGTTCATGGCGGTCGACGTACCGCCGTTCAAGGCCGTGGTCTACGCGGTGATCATCCAGTTCGGGTTGTCGTTCCTGGACCGTGAGCACCGGCTGACCGGGAAGCGGTTGTTCAAGGCGCTTGCCCAGGGCACCCGTTCGGTGCTGCCGGTGGCGGCGACCTGCGCGACCGCGGGCGTGATCGTCGCGGTCACCACGCAGACCGGTCTCGGGCTGAACCTGGCGGAGATCATCGTCGACGCGGCGCGCGGGCTGACCGACAACCACACCGTGGTGCTGATCCTGACCGTGGTGCTGTCCGGGTTCGCCGTCCTGATCCTCGGACTCGCGGTGCCGGTGACCGCGTCGTTCATCATCGCGGCGGTGATCATCGCGCCGGCGCTGATCAACCTCGGCGTGACGCGGCCCGAGGCGTACATGTTCATCTTCTACTACGCCGTACTGTCCGAGGTGTCGCCGCCGACAGCCCTGGCCGCGGTGGCGACCGCCGCGATCACCGGCGGCAAGGTGATGCCGACGATGTGGCAGGCGTGGAAGTACACACTGCCGGCGTTCCTGGTGCCGTTCGCGTTCGTGCTCACCGACAACGGCGCGCACCTGCTCGGTCAGGGATCGTTCGTCGGCATGGTGTGGACCACGGTGGTGTCGATGCTGGCCGTGGCCGCGCTCGCCGTGGTCACCGGCGGCTGGGTGTTCGTCCGGACGACCTGGCTCGAGCGGGCGGTCTGCGTACCGGCCGCCGCGCTGCTGCTCTACCTCGCGCCCGTAACCATCATCGCCGGAATCTGTTTGCTACTTGTTGCCGTCGTCATCAATCTGGTCCGGCGGCAACGCCAGACCTCTGCCGAGGAAGGAACCCTTGCCTCATGA
- a CDS encoding acyl-CoA thioesterase, whose product MSSSPSSRPTSETRLSLSHITAQNETNLLGTVHGGVIMTLVDSVAGVVAARHSGGPAVTASMDEMVFLVPVRVGDVVHFSAQVNWTGRSSMEVGVRITADRWDAVGPQVHVASAYLVFVAVDEDGKPRQVPQAVPETDEDRRRLREAEIRRSHRLARRAAIIASREEAAHEEATHEKATHEKAARGEVAHGEVAAEGGGR is encoded by the coding sequence ATGAGCAGCAGTCCGTCGTCGCGGCCGACCTCGGAGACGCGGCTGTCGCTGTCGCACATCACCGCGCAGAACGAGACGAACCTGCTCGGCACCGTGCACGGCGGCGTGATCATGACGCTGGTCGACTCGGTGGCCGGGGTGGTCGCGGCGCGGCACTCCGGCGGGCCCGCGGTCACCGCGTCGATGGACGAGATGGTCTTTCTGGTCCCGGTGCGGGTCGGTGATGTCGTGCACTTCAGCGCGCAGGTGAACTGGACCGGGCGGAGCTCGATGGAGGTCGGCGTACGGATCACCGCCGATCGGTGGGATGCGGTCGGTCCGCAGGTGCATGTCGCGTCGGCGTACCTGGTGTTCGTGGCGGTCGACGAGGACGGGAAGCCGCGGCAGGTGCCGCAGGCGGTTCCGGAGACGGACGAGGACCGCCGGCGGTTGCGCGAGGCCGAGATCCGCCGGAGCCACCGGCTGGCCCGCCGCGCAGCGATCATCGCCTCCCGCGAGGAAGCAGCACACGAGGAGGCAACACACGAGAAGGCAACACACGAGAAGGCTGCCCGCGGGGAGGTTGCGCACGGGGAGGTTGCGGCTGAGGGTGGTGGGCGGTGA
- the mgrA gene encoding L-glyceraldehyde 3-phosphate reductase, which translates to MTDYEAAASRYDDQMTYRRTGRSGLQLPAISLGLWHNFGDDKPFTTQRDILRRAFDLGVTHFDLANNYGPPYGSAETNFGTHFARDFKRYRDELIISTKAGYDMWPGPYGQGGGSRKYLLASLDQSLSRMGLDYVDIFYSHRFDPDTPLEETMGALDAAVRSGKALYAGISSYSADRTREAARILQELGTPLLIHQPSYSMLNRWIEEDLLDAVGELGVGVIAFSPLAQGVLTDRYLGGIPSDSRAAQGKSLNPDSLTEDTLKHVHALSEIAKERGQSVAQLALAWTLRDDRVTSALIGASSVAQLEDNLATVRNLGFSSEELKAIDADAVEAGINLWKKSSDA; encoded by the coding sequence GTGACTGACTACGAGGCGGCTGCGAGCCGGTACGACGATCAGATGACCTACCGGCGGACGGGCCGGAGCGGACTGCAGCTCCCGGCGATCTCGCTCGGGCTGTGGCACAACTTCGGCGACGACAAGCCGTTCACGACGCAGCGGGACATCCTGCGGCGGGCGTTCGACCTCGGCGTCACGCACTTCGACCTGGCCAACAACTACGGCCCGCCGTACGGGTCGGCCGAGACCAACTTCGGGACGCACTTCGCGCGGGACTTCAAGCGCTACCGCGACGAGCTGATCATCTCGACCAAGGCCGGGTACGACATGTGGCCGGGGCCGTACGGTCAGGGCGGCGGCTCGCGGAAGTATCTGCTCGCGTCGCTCGACCAGTCGCTGAGCCGGATGGGCCTGGACTACGTCGACATCTTCTACTCGCACCGGTTCGACCCGGACACGCCGCTCGAGGAGACGATGGGCGCGCTCGACGCGGCGGTCCGCTCGGGCAAGGCGCTGTACGCCGGCATCTCGTCGTACTCGGCGGACCGGACCCGGGAGGCAGCGCGGATCCTGCAGGAGCTCGGTACGCCGCTGCTTATCCACCAGCCGTCGTACTCGATGCTGAACCGGTGGATCGAGGAGGACCTGCTGGACGCGGTGGGTGAGCTCGGGGTCGGGGTGATCGCGTTCTCGCCGCTGGCGCAGGGCGTGCTCACGGACCGGTACCTGGGCGGCATCCCGTCCGACTCGCGCGCGGCGCAGGGCAAGTCGCTCAACCCGGACTCGCTGACCGAGGACACGCTCAAGCACGTCCACGCGCTGAGCGAGATCGCGAAGGAGCGCGGTCAGTCCGTCGCCCAGCTCGCGCTCGCCTGGACGCTGCGCGACGACCGCGTCACCAGCGCGCTGATCGGCGCCTCCAGCGTCGCGCAGCTCGAGGACAACCTCGCCACCGTGCGCAACCTCGGATTCAGCTCCGAAGAGCTCAAGGCGATCGACGCCGACGCCGTGGAGGCGGGCATCAACCTCTGGAAGAAGAGCTCGGACGCCTGA
- a CDS encoding flavin reductase family protein, giving the protein MRVDVNPEAAGRREFYAMLNSVVVPRPIAWVSSLSADGVLNLAPHSFFTVSSVQPPMVQFTSVGRKDSLNNVEATGEFVVNFAAEQLYEQVNASGTNFPADVSEFEAIGVTTEPSRTVAVPRVAESPVAIECTLHTTLELGDCTLVIGQVRHLAIDAAVLDGDHPDIGRLRPLARLGKDEWSTIGEVRSITRIRYSDWPGHFKPPAD; this is encoded by the coding sequence GTGCGTGTCGATGTGAATCCGGAGGCCGCGGGGCGGCGGGAGTTCTATGCAATGCTGAACTCCGTGGTCGTGCCGCGCCCGATCGCGTGGGTGTCGAGCCTGTCGGCGGACGGCGTGCTGAACCTGGCGCCGCACTCGTTCTTCACCGTCTCGTCCGTGCAGCCGCCGATGGTGCAGTTCACCTCGGTGGGGCGCAAGGACAGCCTGAACAACGTCGAGGCGACCGGCGAGTTCGTGGTGAACTTCGCCGCCGAGCAGCTCTACGAACAGGTCAACGCGTCCGGGACGAACTTTCCGGCCGACGTCTCCGAGTTCGAGGCGATCGGGGTGACGACCGAGCCGTCCCGGACTGTCGCCGTACCGCGGGTCGCGGAGTCGCCGGTGGCGATCGAGTGCACGCTGCACACCACCCTCGAACTCGGTGACTGCACCCTCGTCATCGGTCAGGTCCGGCACCTCGCGATCGACGCCGCCGTCCTGGACGGCGACCACCCGGACATCGGTCGCCTCCGCCCGCTCGCCCGGCTCGGCAAGGACGAGTGGTCCACGATCGGCGAGGTCCGCTCGATCACCCGCATCCGCTACTCCGACTGGCCCGGCCACTTCAAACCTCCTGCTGATTAG
- a CDS encoding TAXI family TRAP transporter solute-binding subunit, translating to MRLRRLPTVAVALAALVSLAACGGQREPSGSGTESGGRLTIATGNTTGVYYQLGGALASVISEKMSGYRATASETGASVQNIQGLVGGNYDIAFSLGDSAADAVNGVNSFKTKQEVVALTRLYNNYTQVAVRTSAGINSIADLKGKRVSTGSPNSGTEVIARRLIEAAGLDPAKDVTAQRLGLPESVDAMKSGSIDALVWSGGLPTGGITDLVTSMGKGVKLLPIADLLPKMQEKYGSIYSQAPIPAATYKQPADVATIIVPNVLLVRKDMKDELAEQLTKVVYDNMAALVAVNAAAKGITLENAEKTDPVPLHPGAKKAIDGLK from the coding sequence ATGAGACTCCGTCGCCTCCCCACCGTCGCGGTGGCGCTTGCCGCCCTCGTCTCGCTCGCTGCCTGTGGCGGCCAGCGGGAACCGTCCGGCTCCGGAACGGAATCCGGCGGCCGGCTGACGATTGCCACCGGCAACACGACGGGGGTGTACTACCAGCTCGGTGGTGCGCTCGCCTCGGTGATCTCGGAGAAGATGTCCGGCTACCGGGCGACCGCCAGCGAGACCGGTGCCTCGGTGCAGAACATCCAGGGTCTGGTCGGCGGCAACTACGACATCGCGTTCTCGCTCGGTGACTCGGCGGCGGACGCGGTGAACGGCGTGAACAGCTTCAAGACCAAGCAGGAAGTGGTCGCGCTCACCCGGCTGTACAACAACTACACACAGGTCGCCGTACGGACGTCCGCAGGAATCAACTCGATCGCGGACCTGAAGGGCAAGCGGGTCTCCACCGGTTCGCCGAACTCCGGCACCGAGGTGATCGCGCGCCGGCTGATCGAGGCGGCGGGGCTCGACCCGGCCAAGGACGTCACCGCACAGCGGCTCGGGTTGCCGGAGTCGGTGGACGCGATGAAGTCCGGGTCGATCGACGCTCTGGTCTGGTCCGGTGGGTTGCCGACCGGCGGTATCACCGACCTCGTCACCAGCATGGGCAAGGGCGTCAAGCTCCTGCCGATCGCGGATCTGCTGCCGAAGATGCAGGAGAAGTACGGCTCGATCTACTCGCAGGCGCCGATCCCGGCGGCGACGTACAAGCAGCCGGCCGACGTGGCGACGATCATCGTGCCGAACGTGCTGCTGGTCCGCAAGGACATGAAGGACGAACTGGCCGAGCAGCTCACGAAGGTTGTCTACGACAACATGGCTGCGCTGGTCGCGGTGAACGCGGCAGCGAAGGGCATCACGCTGGAGAACGCCGAGAAGACCGACCCGGTGCCGCTGCACCCAGGTGCCAAGAAAGCGATCGACGGTCTGAAATAG
- a CDS encoding potassium channel family protein, translated as MTFLGGARRNPSGVLLMVQLLGVLVYPAMEGSRSGRVAFEILGIVVLVLAVFSVRATPGLTWVSVCLGLPAVALSLVDAFNPTEPVVAISGALHAAFYFYAAYSLLRYMLSDHDVSVDELFATGATFTLVAWGFAYLYVFVQVLVPGSFTAAVDPANDRTWMELLFLSFTTLSSTGLSDIVPITSWGRSVVMLEQLAGLGYVAMVVSRLVGLTIAKRSNT; from the coding sequence GTGACGTTTCTCGGTGGTGCGCGGCGGAATCCGTCGGGGGTGCTGCTGATGGTGCAGTTGCTCGGCGTGCTCGTCTATCCGGCGATGGAGGGATCACGCTCCGGCCGCGTCGCGTTCGAGATCCTCGGCATCGTCGTACTCGTGCTCGCGGTCTTCTCCGTCCGCGCGACCCCAGGACTCACCTGGGTCAGCGTCTGCCTCGGACTTCCGGCGGTGGCGCTGTCGTTGGTCGACGCGTTCAACCCGACCGAGCCGGTCGTCGCGATCTCCGGCGCGCTGCATGCGGCCTTCTACTTCTACGCGGCGTACAGCCTGCTCCGCTACATGCTCTCCGACCATGACGTGAGTGTCGACGAACTCTTCGCGACAGGTGCCACTTTCACCTTGGTAGCTTGGGGTTTCGCCTACCTGTACGTGTTCGTCCAGGTCCTCGTCCCCGGCAGCTTCACCGCAGCCGTTGACCCGGCCAACGATCGCACCTGGATGGAACTGCTGTTCCTGAGCTTCACCACGCTGTCCAGCACCGGCCTGAGCGACATCGTCCCGATCACGTCCTGGGGACGCTCGGTCGTGATGCTCGAACAGCTCGCCGGCCTCGGGTACGTCGCCATGGTCGTGTCCCGCCTCGTCGGCCTCACCATCGCCAAGCGGAGCAACACCTAG
- a CDS encoding TAXI family TRAP transporter solute-binding subunit — translation MTRRSMLGLGAAAASGLLLPGCSRGRADEPAPSAAGVFSTGNLNGVYNKFGTALSALVSEVTGMELKPVVSDGSVDNLYKVAGRKADLGFCTSDSALAAYEGTGEFSTGAPLRFTALARVYDNYVHVVVPMASKASKLDDLFPSKDDPNRKMVVGVGPKDSGTEIVANMILNKARADLIQKNPDLDPAKVDVVRKNLTLEQMAAAVQPTGKALKGSLDAFIWSGGVPTDPIAALQKSIGFRLLDISAVAQAIALKEFGGFLVSAIPPSQYGLASSVPTLAVPNLLIAKPNLSDSWAWWTVNTLFRRQNDLIPKHPEAGALDPRSAIATMPVPLHPAAERWYRQNHI, via the coding sequence ATGACGCGGCGCAGCATGCTCGGCCTCGGCGCCGCCGCCGCGTCGGGACTCCTGCTGCCCGGCTGCTCGCGCGGCCGCGCGGACGAGCCGGCGCCGTCGGCGGCCGGGGTGTTCTCGACCGGGAACCTGAACGGCGTCTACAACAAGTTCGGTACGGCGCTGAGCGCACTCGTCAGCGAAGTCACCGGCATGGAGCTGAAGCCGGTGGTCAGCGACGGGTCGGTGGACAACCTGTACAAGGTCGCCGGCCGCAAGGCCGACCTCGGATTCTGTACGTCGGACTCCGCGCTGGCGGCGTACGAGGGCACCGGCGAGTTCAGCACCGGCGCCCCACTGCGGTTCACGGCGCTCGCCCGCGTCTACGACAACTACGTGCACGTCGTCGTACCGATGGCGTCGAAGGCGTCGAAGCTCGACGACCTGTTCCCGAGCAAGGACGACCCGAACCGGAAGATGGTCGTCGGCGTCGGCCCGAAGGACTCCGGGACCGAGATCGTCGCGAACATGATCCTGAACAAGGCCAGGGCCGACCTGATCCAGAAGAACCCGGACCTGGACCCGGCCAAGGTCGACGTGGTCCGGAAGAACCTGACCCTCGAGCAGATGGCCGCCGCAGTGCAGCCCACGGGCAAGGCCCTCAAGGGTTCGCTCGACGCGTTCATCTGGAGCGGTGGTGTGCCGACCGATCCGATCGCCGCCCTGCAGAAGTCCATCGGGTTCCGGCTGCTCGACATCAGCGCGGTCGCGCAGGCGATCGCGCTGAAGGAGTTCGGCGGCTTCCTGGTGTCCGCGATCCCGCCGTCGCAGTACGGGCTGGCCAGCTCGGTGCCGACGCTGGCGGTCCCGAACCTCCTGATCGCGAAGCCGAACCTGTCGGACTCCTGGGCGTGGTGGACGGTGAACACCCTGTTCCGCCGGCAGAACGACCTGATCCCGAAGCACCCCGAGGCAGGTGCGCTCGACCCCCGCTCGGCGATCGCCACCATGCCGGTCCCGCTGCACCCCGCGGCGGAACGCTGGTACCGCCAGAATCACATCTGA